CATTGGCCGGATTCAGGGCCACGACGGCCCCATCCCGGTCTTCAAGCAGGTCTTCCGCCAGTTGCTGCAACGGCAGATCCAGGGTTAAGTGAAGATTGTGTCCCGGCACGGGTGCCACGGTTTTCAGCTCCTGGACCACCCGCCCGTTCACGTCCACCTCCACCTGGCGGCCGCCCCGCCGGCCTTGCAGATAGGATTCAAAACTTTTTTCCACCCCGTATCGTCCGATATGATCTCCTGCCCGGACATGAGGTAACATACCGCTTTCCAGTTCTTTTTTGTTCACCTCCCCCAGATATCCCAGCAGATGAGACGCTGTTTCCGGATAAATATAATGTCGGGTGGGCTCAATCTCCACATAAATTCCGGGCAGATCAAATTTATGGGCCTCCACAACGGCCAGCTGATCCCTGGAAATATCTTTTTTCAACACAATGGGCTTGTAAAAAGCAGCCGTTCCCGCTTTTTGAATTTGTTCCATCAGATCCACATAGGGTTCATCGATCAAAGAAGACAAAAGAGAAACGGTGTCCGGCACGGATCCCGTATCCTCGAGCACCATCACCAGATCAAACGCCGGCCGGTTGTCCACCAGCAGTTCCCCGTGCCGGTCGAAAATCAGCCCCCGGGACGGTTTGATGCTTTTTAACCGCACGCAATTGGTTTCAGACAAGCGGTGATATTCTTCTCCTTTGATCAGCTGAAGATACACCAGTCGAAAAAACAACAGCATGAACACGATCAAAACGCAAAGACTGGCAGCCATCACCCGCTGTTTCATCCAGTCCCGCTCTTTGGTTTTAGGCAGATCCACCATGGGTTTAATTTCTTCTTGTTTCCCGGATTCTGGCAATACGCTGAATCAGGTCCTGCCAGCGCCGGTATCCGGCAGAAATCAATCCAACCCCCAACGGAATCATCACGGCACCCCATGCGATCTGTTGCAGCATCAAAGACACATTAAGCGGCCACGTGCCCGTATATTCCTGTCGGGCAAACAGCGAAAAAAGAAAAATACCCTGTTGAATGGTGACAGACAGCAGGCTGACGACCACGATAAACGGAACACTGGTCTGGAACACCAGCTGCCGGGCCAGTCGAACGATTAAAAAAATCCAGAGATAAGAAAAGGTATAAAGGAAAAACGGCGCCCCTGACAGACTGTCCATGATTCCGCCCATACCGGCAATAACGGCAATAACCAGATAATGAGAAAAATGAAGGCTGATATAAACAATCAGGATAATGGTCAGGTCAAAACAATAAAATGATGACGATAAACCGGGAAGCAGCACTGTCTGGAAAACAATGAGAAAAAGGCTGATAATCCCCACAAAAACCCATTTCATTGTTTATATACCAGCACCTCTTCCAGTTTATCAAAATCCACACTGGTCTGAATGATGATATCCTGGAACAAATGGGAATGATCTTTTTTAACCGCCAGAACCGTGCCGATTTTCAACCCCTTGGGAAAGACCTGATCCAGCCCTGAAGACACAATGACCTCACCGGCCTGAATCTTTTCTTTACGCAAGGCATAAACAAAACTGCAACTGCTGTCACCATTGCCTTTGACCATCCCTCTGGCCCGTGTGGTCTGAACCAGGGCATCCACGGCGGAATTCCGATCCGTGATAAGCAGGACCCTGGAAAAATTGGGAGATACTTTGGTGATCTGTCCCACAATGCCTTCCGGAACCAGTATGGGCGCATTTTTTTTCAGGCCGTGCCGTTCCCCTTTATCAATCATCAGGGTTTTAAACCAGGGAGACGGGTCCCGGGCAATCACCCGGGCCGCCACATAGGTTCCGGATGCAGTCGATGAGAATGCCAAAAATTTCTTTAATCGGGCGTTCTCCACGGTCAGTTCCCGATTCTGGTTTTCAATCTGTTCTGCCAGGGTCAATTGTTGCTTTAAAACCGTGTTTTCCCGGGCTGCCGACACACAGGCAAAATAATTTTTCCAGACAGTCGACACAAAATAAACCGAGCGCTGCACGGCCAGTTGAAAGGGGGCCGTCAATGTGATCAACACGTTTTCCGGGCCCTGCACGTCAAAATTCTGCCGGCTGGTCAGACTGATCACTATCAAATTGATTGCGACAAACAATCCAATCCCGACAGCGATTAACATTCGACGGGAAAACATGTACTCAGTCGATCACCACTTCGGTTAAGATATCAATACTGTCCAGTGCTTTTCCACACCCTAACGCCACTGTTGACAATGGATCATCCGCCACCACGATGGGCAGGCCGCTTTTTTCCTGAAGCAGTTTATCCAGGTTTTTCAGCAATGCCCCGCCGCCGGTGAGCACAATTCCCGAGTCCACGATATCCGCTGCCAGTTCCGGCGGGGTCTGTTCCAGAGCGACACGCACCGTCTCCACAATGGCATCAATCTGTTCGGAAATGGCCATTCTGACCTCTTCGGAATCAATGGCCAGAATTTTGGGAATCCCGGATACCAGGTCCCGACCTTTGACTTCAATGGTCTCCAGATTGTCCGGATCCGGATATGCATTGCCGATGGTGTTTTTAATGATTTCCGCCGTGCGTTCGCCGATGAGCAGATTATATTTACGCTTGATATGCTGGCTGATAGAGCTGTCCATTTTATCGCCGGCCACCCGCAAAGACTGGGTATAAACGATGCCAGCCAGAGAGATGACCGCCACTTCCGTGGTGCCGCCGCCAATATCCACCACCATGTTACAGGTCGGTTCTGTAATGGGAAGACCTGCGCCGATGGCTGCAGCCATGGGTTCTTCAATCAGAAACACTTCTCTGGCACCGGCGGATTCCGCCGATTCCCGGACCGCCCGCTTTTCCACCTGGGTGATTCCCGAGGGCACGGCAATGATAATCCGGGGCCGGACCATGGTTTTCCGATTGTTGTGCACTTTTCGGATAAAATGCTTGAGCATGGCTTCGGTCACTTCAAAGTCGGCAATCACCCCGTCCCGCATGGGCCTTATGGCCACGATATTGCCGGGAGTCCGGCCCAGCATCCGTTTGGCCTCCATACCCACCGCCAGAACCCTGTTTTTTGCCCGGGCGTCGATTCTCACCGCCACCACAGAGGGTTCACTCAATACAATGCCTTTCCCTTTGACATACACCAGGGTATTGGCCGTTCCCAGATCAATGGCCAGGTCATTTGAAAAGGCGCCAAGCAAAGAATCCGTAATAAAGTTCATTTTCCCTCGTTAGTCTTGTTAAAATATGTTTTCACCCGATCCAGGGATTGATCTTTTTACCTGAATGGTAGTTGCTAACAAAATTAACCGTTTTTTACAAGAATAAAGTCTGACATCCTATCCTATTATATTATTCTTTCCGGATTCACCTTAAAATACACCGGGCAATACAGTCATGGATCGCCGGCCTGAATTTTTTGATTTTCAGGTTAAAACGGGACGGATGCACCCGGTTGGTCAATAAAACAACAATGGCGCCGGTATCCGGATCGATCCAGAAAGACGTCCCCGTGAACCCCAGATGTCCCACAGTCAATGCAGAAAAATACCGCCCCGTGGATGATCCGGTCTGGGACGGGGTATCAAATCCCGCCACGTGGGTATGACCGGGATATTTTTGGATGAATCGAGCCGCCGTCCCGGGATCCAGGACCTGAGGAGACTGGTATTTGATGGCCTGAAGCATCTCCAGACACAGACGATGCACCCCGTCCGCAGACCCGAACAGGCCGGCATGCCCCTGAATACCCCCGGACACCCAGGCGTTTTCATCGTCCACCTCTCCGGTGAGCACCCGCCCCCGCCAGGGGCAATTCTGGGTGGACACCAGCCGGGCTTGATCCACAGGCATGGAAGGGGCGGCCATATCGATAAAAAACAGATCTTCAATGCCCAGGGGCTGATAGACGTGATTTTGGACAAACCGGTCCAACCGGGTCTGTGTAACGACCCGGATCACTTTGGAAAGCAGCATATAGCCCAGATCGCTGTACACCTGTTTTGCCCCGGGCAATGCCATCAACGGTTCTGTGAGAACCAGATGATCCATCACCGCAAGAGGGTCCGGCTGACCGGTGGCCTGTTCAAAAAAGTTTCTGTGGGCCGGCAGCCCGGAGGTATGTCTCAGCAGCATGTCCAGGGTGATTCCTGCTTTGGGCGTTTGGATCGTGGCCGGCAAAAGGTCTTTCAGGCGGACATCCAGCGTCAGTTGACGGGTTTGCACCAGCACCATCATGGCGACAGCCGTGGCCAGCGGTTTGGTCAGTGAGGCCAGATCAAACACGGCATCTGTTTTCATGGGGTGGTTTGTTTGCAGATCCATCACGCCGAACGCCCGATGATACAGAATTTTATCATATTTTGCACACAACAGCACGGCACCGGGAAACACGTTTTCTCTGATTCCCCGGTCCATCATGTTTGACACAGGATCCGATGTCATGATCCCCACTTTTTCGCCGGCCATGTCAGTGTTTTCGCGTCGGCATCCAGATCCACCCGGCATCCCATGGGCAAAGACAGGTTCACCCTCCCATGCCCTGCGGCAAGTCCCATCAAAACAGGCACCTGGTATTCACCAAAAATATCGGAAAAAATCTCAGGCAGGTATTCCGGATGATCACACCGTTCAAACGTGCCGGTCACCACGGCCCAGACGCAAGAAAACAACCCGGCCATTTTCATCTGGGTCAGCATGCGGTCGATTTTGTAGGCCGGTTCCCCCACATCCTCCAAAAACAACACGGCCCGGGAAAAATCAGGCGCAAACTTTGTTCCCACCAGATGGGTCAATGTGGCCAGATTGCCGCCCATCAGAATTCCCGTGGCCCGGCCGGATGCCACACACAACCCCTGGGGTATCTTCAATGCGGTCCCTTGGCCGGTCACGGTATCCAAAAACGAGGTGCGTGTTTGAAAGTCCGCATCTGCCAGAGACACCAGATTGGGGCCATGGACCACGCCGATGTTTGCCCGCTGCATCACGGCGGTCAGCAGTGCCGTGGCATCTGAAAACCCGATAAACAGCTTGGGTTGGGCTTGAATCAGGGGCCAGTCCACATAAGAGAGCATGCGCATGGCTCCGAAACCGCCCCTGGCACAGATAATCCCCTTGATGTCCGGGTCGGCGGCAAGTGCATTGATCACGGTGGCCCGGCACAAATCATCCCCTGCCAGATACCGTTTTTGTCCAAAAATTTGATCCGGCACCTGCACCTGAAATCCAAACTTTTCCAGGCAGATGATTCCCTGTTGCAGCCGAATTTCATCAAACCAGGCGCTGGGCGCAGCCAAACCCACCAGATCCCCTTTTTCAAGACATGGAAAACAATTGATTTTCATGCCGATATTTTGACAAAATCCAGAAAAATTGCAATACTGTGTGTCTTATTAATTTCAAAAATCAAAGGATCCCATGCGTTC
Above is a window of Desulfotignum balticum DSM 7044 DNA encoding:
- the mreC gene encoding rod shape-determining protein MreC yields the protein MISLTSRQNFDVQGPENVLITLTAPFQLAVQRSVYFVSTVWKNYFACVSAARENTVLKQQLTLAEQIENQNRELTVENARLKKFLAFSSTASGTYVAARVIARDPSPWFKTLMIDKGERHGLKKNAPILVPEGIVGQITKVSPNFSRVLLITDRNSAVDALVQTTRARGMVKGNGDSSCSFVYALRKEKIQAGEVIVSSGLDQVFPKGLKIGTVLAVKKDHSHLFQDIIIQTSVDFDKLEEVLVYKQ
- a CDS encoding rod shape-determining protein, which gives rise to MNFITDSLLGAFSNDLAIDLGTANTLVYVKGKGIVLSEPSVVAVRIDARAKNRVLAVGMEAKRMLGRTPGNIVAIRPMRDGVIADFEVTEAMLKHFIRKVHNNRKTMVRPRIIIAVPSGITQVEKRAVRESAESAGAREVFLIEEPMAAAIGAGLPITEPTCNMVVDIGGGTTEVAVISLAGIVYTQSLRVAGDKMDSSISQHIKRKYNLLIGERTAEIIKNTIGNAYPDPDNLETIEVKGRDLVSGIPKILAIDSEEVRMAISEQIDAIVETVRVALEQTPPELAADIVDSGIVLTGGGALLKNLDKLLQEKSGLPIVVADDPLSTVALGCGKALDSIDILTEVVID
- a CDS encoding serine hydrolase domain-containing protein; translation: MAGEKVGIMTSDPVSNMMDRGIRENVFPGAVLLCAKYDKILYHRAFGVMDLQTNHPMKTDAVFDLASLTKPLATAVAMMVLVQTRQLTLDVRLKDLLPATIQTPKAGITLDMLLRHTSGLPAHRNFFEQATGQPDPLAVMDHLVLTEPLMALPGAKQVYSDLGYMLLSKVIRVVTQTRLDRFVQNHVYQPLGIEDLFFIDMAAPSMPVDQARLVSTQNCPWRGRVLTGEVDDENAWVSGGIQGHAGLFGSADGVHRLCLEMLQAIKYQSPQVLDPGTAARFIQKYPGHTHVAGFDTPSQTGSSTGRYFSALTVGHLGFTGTSFWIDPDTGAIVVLLTNRVHPSRFNLKIKKFRPAIHDCIARCILR
- a CDS encoding S66 peptidase family protein is translated as MGLAAPSAWFDEIRLQQGIICLEKFGFQVQVPDQIFGQKRYLAGDDLCRATVINALAADPDIKGIICARGGFGAMRMLSYVDWPLIQAQPKLFIGFSDATALLTAVMQRANIGVVHGPNLVSLADADFQTRTSFLDTVTGQGTALKIPQGLCVASGRATGILMGGNLATLTHLVGTKFAPDFSRAVLFLEDVGEPAYKIDRMLTQMKMAGLFSCVWAVVTGTFERCDHPEYLPEIFSDIFGEYQVPVLMGLAAGHGRVNLSLPMGCRVDLDADAKTLTWPAKKWGS